A window of the Coturnix japonica isolate 7356 chromosome 12, Coturnix japonica 2.1, whole genome shotgun sequence genome harbors these coding sequences:
- the LOC107319924 gene encoding von Hippel-Lindau disease tumor suppressor-like isoform X2, which yields MRVALPSSAHARLGGARPRAVMSPPGRAAPGLRSANTRELSEVVFNNRSPRAVLPIWVDFEGRPRYYPVLRPRTGRVMHSYRGHLWLFRDAGSHDGLLVNRQELFVAAPDVSNADITLPVFTLKERCLQVVRSLVRPGDYRKLDIVRSLYEELEDHPDIKKDLQRLSMERSEMLQEETLD from the exons ATGCGTGTCGCCCTGCCGTCTTCTGCGCATGCGCGGTTGGGCGGCGCCCGGCCTCGCGCAGTGATGTCGCCgccgggccgcgccgcgccGGGCCTGCGCTCCGCCAACACGCGCGAGCTGTCCGAGGTCGTGTTCAACAACCGCAGCCCGCGAGCCGTGCTGCCCATCTGGGTGGACTTCGAGGGCCGGCCGCGGTACTACCCCGTGCTGCGGCCGCGCACCGGGCGGGTCATGCACAGCTACCGCG GACACCTGTGGCTGTTCCGTGACGCGGGCTCGCACGACGGGCTGCTCGTCAACCGGCAGGAGCTGTTCGTGGCCGCTCCTGACGTCAGCAACGCCGACATCACGCTGCCAG TGTTCACGCTGAAGGAGCGCTGCCTGCAGGTGGTGCGCAGCCTGGTCCGCCCCGGGGACTATCGGAAGCTGGACATCGTGCGCTCGCTGTACGAGGAGCTGGAGGACCACCCCGACATCAAGAAGGACCTGCAGCGGCTGTCCATGGAGAGGAGCGAAATGCTGCAGGAGGAAACCCTCGACTGA